A genomic stretch from Arthrobacter sp. KBS0702 includes:
- a CDS encoding aminopeptidase P family protein, translated as MNDADNTQVSASQPLDERVNNRSQRPSSDAFKAFMASNWAPSRQQLPERDAVAGHAANRRRAISELFKGERLVIPAGPLKVRSNDCDYRFRPHSGFAHLTGLGLDHEPDAVLVLEPTDEGKGDDGGHHRATLYFRPLAGRDTEQFYADSRSGEFWIGARPTLAEFKAQLGLETADLAELELAITKDVGAPEIGGISIRLVRKVDENIDALVDTARYNTAKDPENLDLGVLDALDEKLSEALSELRLIKDEWEVEQMKVAVAATVQGFTEVVKALPRALTHRRGERVVEGAFFARAREEGNELGYDTIAASGNNATVLHWTRNTGKVNAGELLLLDAGVEADSLYTADITRTLPANGTFSEIQRKVYEAVLDAADAGFAAAQPGTKFRDIHTAATTVLAERLAEWGLLPVSVEEAISAEGQQHRRWMPHGTSHHLGLDVHDCAQAKRELYLDGVLAPGMVFTIEPGLYFKAEDLGIPAEYRGIGVRIEDDILMTADGPVNLSAALPRKADDVESWMAGIYQEVDAQQP; from the coding sequence GTGAACGATGCAGATAACACCCAAGTCTCCGCTTCCCAGCCCCTCGACGAGCGCGTCAACAACCGCTCCCAGCGGCCCAGCTCCGACGCCTTCAAGGCGTTCATGGCCAGCAACTGGGCCCCGTCCCGGCAGCAGCTGCCCGAACGGGATGCCGTCGCAGGCCACGCCGCCAACCGCCGCCGGGCCATCTCCGAGCTGTTCAAAGGTGAACGCCTGGTCATCCCCGCCGGCCCGCTGAAGGTCCGCTCCAACGACTGCGATTACCGTTTCCGTCCGCACTCGGGCTTCGCGCACCTGACCGGGCTGGGCCTGGACCACGAGCCCGACGCCGTGCTGGTCCTGGAGCCCACTGACGAGGGCAAGGGCGACGACGGCGGCCACCACCGCGCTACCCTGTACTTCCGTCCGCTGGCCGGTCGCGACACCGAGCAGTTCTACGCCGACTCCCGCTCGGGTGAGTTCTGGATCGGCGCCCGGCCGACCCTCGCCGAGTTCAAGGCCCAGCTGGGCCTGGAAACCGCTGACTTGGCCGAACTCGAACTCGCCATCACCAAGGACGTCGGCGCCCCGGAAATCGGCGGCATCTCCATCCGGCTGGTGCGCAAGGTGGACGAGAACATCGACGCGCTCGTGGACACCGCGCGCTACAACACCGCCAAGGACCCGGAGAACCTGGACCTGGGCGTCCTCGACGCGCTCGATGAGAAGCTCAGCGAGGCGCTCTCCGAACTGCGCCTGATCAAGGACGAGTGGGAAGTCGAGCAGATGAAGGTCGCCGTGGCCGCTACGGTGCAGGGCTTCACCGAGGTGGTCAAGGCCCTTCCGCGGGCCCTCACCCACCGTCGTGGCGAGCGTGTGGTCGAGGGCGCGTTCTTCGCCCGCGCCCGCGAAGAAGGCAACGAGCTCGGCTACGACACCATTGCCGCCTCCGGCAACAACGCCACCGTGCTGCATTGGACCCGGAACACCGGCAAGGTCAACGCCGGCGAGCTGCTGCTGCTGGACGCCGGCGTTGAGGCGGACTCCCTCTACACCGCGGACATCACCCGCACGCTGCCGGCCAACGGCACCTTCTCCGAGATCCAGCGCAAGGTTTACGAGGCAGTGCTCGACGCCGCGGACGCCGGCTTCGCCGCCGCGCAGCCCGGAACCAAGTTCCGCGATATCCACACCGCGGCCACCACCGTGCTGGCCGAGCGACTTGCCGAGTGGGGACTGCTGCCGGTCTCGGTCGAAGAAGCCATCAGCGCCGAGGGCCAGCAGCACCGCCGCTGGATGCCGCACGGCACCAGCCACCACCTGGGCCTGGACGTGCACGACTGCGCCCAGGCCAAGCGCGAACTGTACCTGGACGGCGTCTTGGCCCCGGGCATGGTCTTCACGATCGAACCCGGGCTCTACTTCAAGGCGGAGGACCTCGGCATTCCGGCGGAATACCGGGGCATCGGTGTCCGGATTGAGGACGACATCCTGATGACGGCCGACGGTCCGGTCAACCTGAGCGCCGCGCTGCCGCGCAAGGCCGACGACGTCGAGTCCTGGATGGCCGGCATCTACCAGGAAGTTGACGCCCAGCAGCCGTAA
- a CDS encoding general stress protein — MSNIFGGPKAGAPGGADESRAVPKGDTVGSYNSYLDAQKAVDYLADQQFPVQLVSIVGNDLKMVERVTGRLTYPRVALSGALSGMWFGLFVGVMLSFFSTSDGYFSIVTSVLMGAAFFMLFGIVTYAMQRGKRDFTSTNQVVATNYDVVVAFEAAHEARRLLHQLPMTQHDASVPGYQQFDHQHQPYQQGPQQPGQPGQAPMPQRPAGWSDPYGQRAADAAPQQTAAGEPVAQEPARPSGVSYPDLPDGRPQYGVRVTDAQRGPGQQGPEHQGSQEEPRPDGEQR; from the coding sequence ATGTCAAACATTTTTGGTGGTCCAAAGGCCGGCGCTCCCGGCGGGGCGGACGAGTCACGTGCTGTACCCAAGGGAGACACCGTCGGTTCCTACAACTCCTACCTGGACGCCCAGAAGGCGGTGGACTATCTGGCGGACCAGCAGTTTCCCGTGCAGCTTGTCTCCATCGTCGGCAACGACCTGAAGATGGTGGAGCGGGTCACCGGCCGGCTCACCTATCCCCGCGTGGCGCTCTCCGGCGCGCTGAGTGGCATGTGGTTCGGCCTCTTCGTCGGGGTCATGCTGTCCTTCTTCTCGACGTCCGACGGCTACTTCTCGATCGTCACCTCGGTACTGATGGGCGCGGCTTTCTTTATGCTCTTCGGCATCGTCACGTACGCGATGCAGCGCGGCAAGCGCGACTTCACGTCGACCAACCAGGTGGTGGCGACCAACTACGACGTCGTGGTGGCCTTCGAGGCCGCCCATGAGGCCCGCCGCCTGCTGCACCAGCTGCCGATGACCCAGCACGATGCCTCCGTCCCGGGCTACCAGCAGTTCGACCACCAGCACCAGCCCTACCAGCAGGGCCCGCAGCAGCCCGGGCAGCCGGGACAGGCGCCGATGCCGCAGCGTCCCGCGGGCTGGAGCGACCCTTACGGCCAGCGGGCAGCCGACGCCGCCCCGCAGCAGACCGCCGCCGGCGAGCCGGTGGCGCAGGAACCGGCCCGCCCCTCCGGCGTCAGTTACCCGGACCTTCCCGACGGCCGCCCGCAGTACGGCGTCCGCGTCACGGATGCCCAGCGCGGTCCGGGACAGCAGGGACCGGAACATCAGGGAAGTCAGGAAGAACCGCGCCCGGACGGCGAGCAGCGCTAA
- a CDS encoding magnesium transporter MgtE N-terminal domain-containing protein, which yields MSTTLSRVFVARLLGLDVFDPLGDRLGRLRDVVVLSRGNRGAPHVVGIVVEVPGKKRVFVPMTRITSIDQTQIICTGLVNLRRFEQRGAETLVVAEMFDRRVTLADGSGDATIEDIAMDRHRSGDWFVSKLFVRRGHSLSPLSRLRRNETMIIDWADAQQGARTEPQAATQFVATHEDLKPADFAEALQEMSDKRRFEVASELQDERLADVLQEMPEGDQVEILSALDVERAADVLEEMDPDDAADLLAELPSAQAEELLQLMEPEGAEDVRRLLEYDEDTAGGLMTPVPVILPPEATVAEALAHVRREELSPALASSIFIARPPLETPTGRFLGVVHIQQLLRYPPPEPLGNLVDKNLEPVSDQAHISEVARTLATYNLNSLPVVNEDGRLVGAVTVDDVLDHLLPDDWRAHEDDAPIRKLGGRIG from the coding sequence GTGAGCACAACTCTTTCGCGGGTATTTGTCGCGCGCCTCCTTGGACTGGACGTCTTCGACCCTCTGGGCGACCGTCTGGGCAGGCTGCGCGATGTCGTGGTGCTCTCCCGCGGCAACCGCGGCGCCCCGCACGTGGTGGGCATCGTCGTCGAAGTTCCCGGCAAAAAGCGCGTCTTCGTGCCGATGACCCGGATCACCTCCATCGACCAGACCCAGATCATCTGCACCGGCCTGGTGAACCTGCGCCGCTTCGAACAGCGCGGCGCGGAAACCCTGGTGGTGGCCGAGATGTTCGACCGCCGGGTAACCCTGGCGGACGGCAGCGGGGACGCCACCATCGAGGACATCGCGATGGACCGGCACCGCTCCGGCGACTGGTTCGTCAGCAAGCTCTTCGTGCGCCGCGGCCACTCCCTCTCGCCGCTGAGCAGGCTGCGCCGCAACGAAACCATGATCATCGACTGGGCCGACGCCCAGCAGGGTGCCCGCACGGAACCCCAGGCCGCCACCCAGTTCGTCGCCACCCACGAGGACCTCAAGCCCGCCGACTTCGCCGAGGCCCTCCAGGAGATGAGCGACAAGCGCCGTTTCGAGGTCGCCAGCGAGCTCCAGGATGAACGCCTCGCCGACGTGCTGCAGGAAATGCCCGAGGGCGACCAGGTGGAAATCCTCTCCGCCCTCGACGTCGAGCGCGCCGCCGACGTGCTCGAGGAGATGGACCCCGACGACGCCGCCGACCTCCTCGCCGAGCTTCCCAGCGCCCAGGCCGAGGAACTGCTCCAGCTGATGGAACCCGAAGGCGCCGAGGACGTGCGCCGCCTGCTCGAATACGACGAGGACACCGCCGGCGGCCTGATGACGCCCGTTCCTGTCATCCTGCCCCCGGAGGCGACCGTCGCCGAGGCCCTGGCCCACGTCCGGCGCGAGGAGCTCTCGCCCGCGCTGGCCTCCTCGATCTTCATCGCGCGGCCGCCGCTGGAGACGCCCACGGGACGTTTCCTCGGCGTCGTGCATATTCAGCAGCTGCTGCGCTATCCGCCGCCGGAACCGCTGGGCAACTTGGTGGATAAGAACCTCGAGCCGGTCTCGGACCAGGCCCACATCAGCGAGGTGGCCCGCACCCTGGCCACCTACAACCTCAACTCGCTCCCCGTGGTCAACGAGGACGGCCGGCTCGTCGGGGCGGTGACTGTTGATGACGTGCTTGATCATCTGTTGCCCGATGACTGGCGCGCCCACGAGGACGACGCCCCGATAAGGAAACTTGGAGGCCGCATTGGCTGA
- a CDS encoding DUF1003 domain-containing protein, whose amino-acid sequence MEAALADSSTPRNSNVRPGARTAGGLDTPLSGRARILPKFSPNPDAFGHATEGFARFMGTPTFLVYMTVFCVFWLVWNTFAPEQWQFDSQALGYTLLTLMLSLQASYAAPLLLLAQNRQDDRDRVSLEQDRQRAERNLSDTEYLTRELASLRIALREVATRDFVRAELRSLLEDMLEAQEELRTHDPSAGAHESPRDKVKEKLKERRDKQRNPRTQQIPRVRAEGRPDGPQTSAHRTSPES is encoded by the coding sequence TTGGAGGCCGCATTGGCTGATAGCAGTACCCCACGGAACTCCAACGTCCGCCCCGGGGCACGGACCGCCGGCGGCCTCGACACGCCCCTGAGCGGCCGGGCGCGGATCCTGCCCAAATTCTCACCCAACCCGGACGCTTTCGGCCACGCCACGGAGGGCTTCGCCCGGTTTATGGGCACTCCGACGTTCCTGGTCTACATGACGGTGTTCTGCGTTTTCTGGCTGGTCTGGAACACCTTCGCGCCGGAACAGTGGCAGTTCGACTCGCAGGCGCTCGGCTACACCCTGCTGACCCTGATGCTCTCCCTTCAGGCTTCCTACGCCGCGCCCCTGCTGCTGCTGGCGCAAAACCGCCAGGACGACCGGGACCGCGTCTCGCTGGAACAGGACCGCCAGCGCGCCGAACGCAACCTCTCGGACACCGAGTACCTGACCCGTGAGCTGGCCTCGCTGCGCATTGCCCTGCGAGAGGTCGCCACCCGCGACTTCGTCCGGGCCGAGTTGCGCAGCCTGCTGGAGGACATGCTCGAGGCGCAGGAGGAACTGCGCACCCACGACCCCTCCGCCGGCGCCCACGAGTCCCCGCGCGACAAGGTCAAGGAAAAGCTCAAGGAACGCCGCGACAAACAGCGCAACCCGCGCACCCAGCAGATCCCGCGCGTCCGGGCCGAGGGCAGGCCCGACGGCCCGCAAACCTCTGCCCACCGCACCTCCCCCGAAAGCTGA
- a CDS encoding Mrp/NBP35 family ATP-binding protein — translation MSTPQGPAEASRMEQAVHAALRTVIDPELRRPITELGMVDSVAVSDGGRVRITVLLTIAGCPLRGTITADCEAALSAVPGVSAVDVELKVMSQDQRDALKEQLRGPGGKRGIPFNAPASLTKVYAVASGKGGVGKSSVTVNLACALAAQGLRVGIVDADVYGFSVPALMGISQAPTRVDDMILPPVAYGVKVISIGMFVTGNQPVAWRGPMLHRALEQFLTDVYFGDLDALFLDLPPGTGDIAISVAQLLPAAQILVVTTPQAAAADVAERAGAIAVQTGQSVAGVVENMSYLEMPDGARMELFGSGGGAVLAERLSATVGTEVPLLGQIPLDILLREGGDTGVPLVLGRPETPAARALAGIAGQLASSPRGLNGLSLGLQPR, via the coding sequence ATGAGCACCCCGCAGGGACCAGCCGAGGCGTCCCGCATGGAACAGGCCGTGCACGCGGCACTGCGCACCGTGATCGACCCCGAACTCCGGCGGCCCATCACGGAACTTGGCATGGTGGATTCGGTGGCGGTCTCCGACGGCGGCCGGGTCCGGATCACCGTGCTCCTGACCATCGCCGGCTGCCCGCTCCGCGGCACCATCACCGCAGACTGCGAAGCGGCGCTGTCCGCCGTGCCGGGGGTCAGCGCCGTCGACGTCGAATTGAAGGTCATGAGTCAGGACCAGCGCGATGCCCTCAAGGAGCAGTTGCGCGGCCCCGGCGGCAAGCGCGGCATCCCGTTCAACGCTCCGGCTTCCTTGACTAAGGTGTACGCCGTGGCGAGCGGCAAAGGCGGCGTGGGCAAGTCCTCCGTCACCGTGAACCTGGCCTGCGCGCTGGCCGCGCAGGGCCTGCGGGTGGGAATCGTCGACGCCGACGTGTACGGCTTCTCCGTCCCCGCCCTGATGGGCATCAGTCAGGCACCCACCCGGGTGGATGACATGATCCTGCCGCCGGTGGCCTACGGGGTCAAAGTCATCTCGATCGGCATGTTCGTCACGGGCAACCAGCCGGTGGCCTGGCGCGGGCCCATGCTGCACCGCGCGCTCGAGCAGTTCCTCACGGACGTCTACTTCGGCGACCTGGACGCACTGTTCCTGGATCTGCCGCCCGGCACCGGGGATATCGCCATCTCCGTGGCCCAACTGCTGCCGGCGGCGCAGATTTTGGTAGTCACCACCCCGCAGGCCGCGGCCGCCGACGTCGCCGAGCGGGCCGGTGCGATCGCCGTCCAGACCGGCCAGTCCGTGGCCGGCGTCGTGGAGAACATGTCCTACCTGGAAATGCCCGACGGCGCCCGGATGGAACTCTTCGGCAGTGGCGGCGGCGCCGTGCTCGCCGAGCGTCTCTCCGCCACGGTGGGCACCGAAGTGCCCCTGCTCGGCCAGATCCCGCTCGACATCCTGTTGCGCGAAGGCGGGGACACCGGCGTTCCGCTGGTGCTTGGCCGTCCCGAAACGCCGGCGGCGAGGGCTTTGGCGGGGATTGCCGGACAGCTGGCGTCCAGCCCGCGCGGACTGAACGGCCTGTCGCTGGGTCTCCAGCCCCGCTGA
- a CDS encoding twin-arginine translocase TatA/TatE family subunit gives MLGINGPEFILLLIIGLLVIGPSRLPEYTQKLANIVKEVRRMASGAREQIKEEVGIDIDDVDWKKYDPRQYDPRRIIKEALLEDDSKPVSAGAPAAVATAEERPPARVIERLPEGEAAPYDSEAT, from the coding sequence GTGCTTGGAATCAACGGACCGGAGTTCATTCTTCTGCTGATCATCGGCCTTTTGGTGATCGGTCCCAGCAGGTTGCCCGAATACACCCAGAAGCTCGCCAACATCGTCAAGGAAGTACGCCGGATGGCCTCCGGCGCCCGCGAGCAGATCAAAGAAGAAGTCGGCATCGACATCGACGATGTGGACTGGAAGAAATACGATCCCCGGCAGTATGACCCCCGGCGGATCATCAAGGAAGCCCTCCTTGAGGACGACAGCAAACCCGTCAGCGCCGGAGCGCCGGCAGCCGTGGCCACCGCAGAGGAGCGGCCACCGGCCCGCGTCATCGAGCGGCTGCCGGAGGGCGAAGCCGCACCGTACGACTCCGAGGCCACCTAA
- the sigE gene encoding RNA polymerase sigma factor SigE: MSVLAGVPVTDESQPTAEAEWVRPTWEEVVTNHSAKVYRLAYRLTGNKFDAEDLTQEVFVRVFRSLENFKPGTLDGWLHRITTNLFLDQARRKSRIRFDALAEDAESRIPGREPGPEQSFEFNNLDLDVQAALEELPPDFRAAVVLCDLEGLSYDEVAVALDVKLGTVRSRIHRGRTMLREKLAHRDPRPQPAAKQSLKPRLKMPRIAGLL; the protein is encoded by the coding sequence ATGTCGGTTCTGGCAGGTGTCCCTGTAACTGATGAGTCCCAGCCCACGGCCGAGGCCGAGTGGGTCAGGCCGACGTGGGAAGAGGTGGTGACCAACCACTCCGCCAAGGTTTACCGCCTGGCGTACCGGCTCACCGGCAACAAGTTCGACGCCGAAGATCTCACCCAGGAGGTCTTCGTCCGCGTCTTCCGCTCCCTGGAGAATTTCAAGCCGGGAACCCTCGACGGCTGGCTCCACCGGATCACCACCAACCTCTTCCTCGACCAGGCTCGCCGCAAGAGCCGGATCCGTTTCGATGCCCTCGCCGAGGACGCCGAGTCGCGGATCCCCGGCCGCGAACCCGGCCCGGAACAGAGCTTTGAGTTCAACAACCTCGACCTGGACGTGCAGGCCGCGCTTGAGGAGTTGCCGCCGGATTTCCGCGCCGCCGTGGTGCTCTGCGACCTTGAAGGCCTGTCGTATGACGAGGTCGCCGTGGCGCTGGACGTCAAGCTTGGCACCGTCCGGTCGAGGATCCACCGCGGCCGCACCATGCTCCGGGAGAAGCTTGCCCACCGGGACCCGCGGCCGCAGCCGGCCGCCAAGCAATCGCTGAAGCCGCGGCTCAAGATGCCGCGCATCGCCGGCCTCCTCTGA
- a CDS encoding O-methyltransferase, whose translation MSADKSTSWSYAEDLPAEDEVLLHARERSFELGVTPIGPGVGAVLTVLAAASKAQTAVEIGTGAGVSGVCILRGLGPQAVLTTIDVDVEHLRAARESFQEAGSPANRTRTISGRAGDVLPRLTDGAYDLVFIDADKPNYPGYVEQAIRLLKSGGLLIVNDALDKDRVSNPAAREATTVVLRQIGKSIRDDDRLASAMLPTGDGLLVAVKK comes from the coding sequence ATGAGCGCCGATAAGTCCACGAGCTGGTCCTACGCAGAAGATCTGCCTGCCGAGGATGAGGTTCTGTTGCACGCGCGCGAACGGTCTTTCGAACTGGGCGTCACCCCGATCGGACCGGGCGTCGGAGCCGTCCTGACCGTACTCGCGGCCGCCTCCAAGGCGCAGACCGCCGTGGAAATCGGCACCGGCGCCGGCGTCTCCGGCGTGTGCATCCTCCGGGGCCTCGGCCCGCAGGCCGTCCTGACTACCATTGACGTCGATGTCGAGCACCTTCGTGCCGCTCGCGAGTCCTTCCAGGAGGCCGGCAGCCCCGCCAACCGCACCCGCACCATCTCCGGCCGGGCCGGGGACGTACTGCCGCGCCTCACCGACGGCGCCTACGACCTCGTGTTCATCGACGCGGACAAGCCCAACTACCCCGGCTACGTGGAGCAGGCCATCCGGCTGCTCAAGTCCGGAGGCCTGCTGATCGTCAACGACGCCCTGGACAAGGACCGGGTCTCCAACCCGGCGGCCCGGGAGGCGACCACCGTGGTGCTGCGCCAGATTGGAAAGTCCATCCGCGACGACGACCGGCTCGCCTCCGCGATGCTCCCCACCGGCGACGGACTGCTGGTCGCGGTCAAGAAATAG
- a CDS encoding DUF3117 domain-containing protein yields the protein MAAMKPRTGDGPMEVTKEGRSLIMRVPLEGGGRLVVELNAAEATNLKECLVGVTE from the coding sequence ATGGCGGCTATGAAACCACGCACCGGCGACGGCCCTATGGAAGTGACCAAAGAGGGCCGCAGCCTGATCATGCGTGTTCCGCTCGAAGGCGGGGGGCGGCTTGTGGTCGAACTCAACGCTGCCGAAGCGACCAACCTCAAGGAATGCTTGGTCGGCGTTACCGAATAG
- a CDS encoding DivIVA domain-containing protein has protein sequence MSFFLVFVAIVLAAVAILVGTDLAPRVFRRRAGEQPFEDGFDEPVASLPAVLLPDDAEPADVDRIRFAVGVRGYRMDQVDQVLDELRDQIARKDREIASLRTELERPEPERPRLESPEPDPAP, from the coding sequence GTGAGTTTCTTCCTGGTCTTCGTGGCGATCGTGCTGGCCGCCGTCGCCATCCTCGTCGGCACCGACCTGGCGCCGCGGGTCTTCCGGCGCCGGGCCGGAGAGCAACCCTTCGAGGACGGCTTCGACGAACCGGTGGCCTCGCTGCCGGCCGTGTTGCTGCCCGACGACGCGGAACCCGCCGACGTCGACCGGATCCGTTTCGCCGTTGGCGTGCGCGGCTACCGGATGGACCAGGTGGACCAGGTCCTCGACGAGCTGCGGGACCAGATCGCCCGGAAGGACCGCGAAATCGCCAGCCTCCGCACGGAACTGGAACGTCCGGAACCCGAACGTCCGCGGCTGGAGAGCCCGGAGCCGGATCCGGCCCCGTGA
- a CDS encoding TIGR00730 family Rossman fold protein gives MGMSTEPQPTPDQTAGNAGSGRREVPPANGIRHKGPLELRRKAAKVTMSDQTLLDTKGPGQFVHTDPWRVLRIQSEFVEGFGALADLGPAVSVFGSARTVPGSLNYELAVDVGRKLADAGLAVITGGGPGSMEAANKGAVQGNGVSVGLGIELPFEQGMNQWVDLGINFRYFFARKTMFVKYAQGFIVLPGGLGTLDELFEAMVLVQTRKVTSFPIVLIGTAFWSPMLEWLQTTLVAEGMMAEEDLDLVQVVDDPALAVELIVEGASRHRNPTGNNPGAGINGAGTNGMGTGNSPRA, from the coding sequence ATGGGCATGAGTACCGAGCCGCAGCCCACCCCAGACCAGACCGCAGGGAACGCCGGTTCCGGCCGGCGTGAGGTCCCGCCGGCCAACGGCATCCGGCATAAGGGGCCCCTGGAGCTGCGCCGCAAGGCGGCGAAGGTCACGATGTCGGACCAGACGCTGCTGGACACCAAGGGCCCCGGCCAGTTCGTGCACACCGACCCGTGGCGTGTGCTGAGGATCCAGAGCGAATTCGTCGAAGGCTTCGGCGCCCTCGCCGACCTCGGGCCGGCGGTCAGCGTGTTCGGTTCCGCCCGGACCGTGCCGGGCAGCCTCAACTACGAACTGGCCGTCGACGTCGGCCGCAAACTGGCCGACGCCGGCCTGGCCGTGATTACCGGCGGCGGCCCCGGGTCCATGGAAGCGGCCAACAAGGGCGCGGTCCAGGGCAACGGGGTCTCGGTGGGGCTCGGGATCGAGCTGCCCTTCGAGCAGGGCATGAACCAGTGGGTGGACCTGGGCATCAACTTCCGCTACTTCTTCGCCCGCAAGACCATGTTCGTGAAGTATGCACAGGGGTTCATCGTGCTGCCCGGCGGCCTTGGCACCCTCGATGAGCTCTTCGAAGCCATGGTTCTGGTGCAGACCCGCAAGGTGACCTCCTTCCCGATCGTATTGATCGGCACCGCCTTCTGGAGCCCGATGCTGGAATGGCTCCAGACCACCTTGGTGGCCGAGGGCATGATGGCCGAGGAGGACCTGGACCTCGTGCAGGTGGTCGACGACCCGGCGCTCGCGGTGGAACTCATCGTCGAAGGCGCCTCCCGGCACCGCAACCCCACTGGAAACAACCCCGGCGCGGGGATTAACGGCGCCGGGACCAACGGCATGGGGACCGGCAACAGCCCGCGGGCCTGA
- a CDS encoding amino acid ABC transporter ATP-binding protein, translating into MTTQVPGDALVSLNAVNKHYGQLHVLKDINLNVRKGEVVVVIGPSGSGKSTLCRAINRLETIDDGVITIDGNELPAEGKELAKLRADVGMVFQSFNLFAHKTILENVTLGPIKVKGVSKAEADKDAMALLERVGVGHQAPKLPAQLSGGQQQRVAIARALAMKPKVMLFDEPTSALDPEMINEVLDVMIQLAKEGMTMIVVTHEMGFARKAADRVVFMADGQIVEDATPEEFFTNPKSSRAKDFLSKLLTH; encoded by the coding sequence ATGACTACTCAAGTGCCCGGCGATGCCCTCGTCTCCCTGAATGCCGTCAACAAGCATTACGGCCAGTTGCACGTCCTCAAGGACATCAATCTGAACGTCCGCAAGGGCGAGGTTGTTGTTGTCATCGGGCCCTCGGGCTCCGGCAAGTCAACGCTCTGCCGCGCCATCAACCGTCTGGAAACCATCGACGACGGCGTGATCACCATCGACGGCAACGAACTGCCTGCAGAAGGCAAAGAACTGGCCAAACTGCGCGCCGACGTCGGGATGGTGTTCCAGTCCTTCAACCTGTTCGCGCACAAGACGATCCTGGAAAACGTCACCCTGGGACCGATCAAGGTCAAGGGCGTGTCGAAGGCCGAGGCGGACAAGGACGCCATGGCGTTGCTGGAGCGTGTCGGCGTCGGGCACCAGGCGCCGAAGCTGCCGGCCCAGCTCTCCGGTGGACAGCAGCAGCGCGTTGCGATCGCCCGTGCCCTGGCCATGAAGCCGAAGGTGATGCTCTTCGACGAGCCCACCTCCGCGCTGGACCCGGAAATGATCAACGAGGTCCTCGACGTCATGATCCAGTTGGCCAAGGAAGGCATGACCATGATCGTGGTCACCCACGAAATGGGCTTCGCCCGCAAGGCAGCGGACCGCGTGGTCTTTATGGCCGACGGCCAGATCGTCGAGGACGCGACGCCCGAAGAGTTCTTCACCAACCCCAAGAGCAGCCGCGCCAAGGACTTCCTGTCCAAGCTGCTGACGCACTGA
- a CDS encoding glutamate ABC transporter substrate-binding protein, producing the protein MMAFLTRRKSLLVAASAALALSLSACGGSSSTTNPPVAEKPSFAADSTMAKLSSAGKITIGTKFDQPLFGQKGLDGKPVGFDVEIGKLIAAKLGISADKIEWVETVSANREQFIKQGKVDIIVATYTINDKRKTEVDFAGPYYEAGQALMVNKDNNSIKKPEDVKGKNVCSVTGSTPASTIVEKYGAVLVPAATYSACLEPLRNKQVEAITTDNVILAGFVNKEPDAFKLASDETFTKEPYGIGLKKDDKVFRNWINDQLEAFDKDGSYKKAWEATAGAVIKTAPKLPAINRY; encoded by the coding sequence ATGATGGCATTTTTGACCCGAAGGAAATCCCTTCTGGTTGCCGCATCCGCAGCTCTGGCCCTGAGCCTGAGCGCCTGCGGCGGCAGCTCCTCCACTACCAATCCGCCCGTAGCCGAGAAGCCGAGCTTCGCCGCCGACAGCACCATGGCAAAGCTTTCTTCCGCCGGCAAGATCACCATCGGCACCAAGTTTGACCAGCCGCTGTTCGGCCAGAAGGGCCTCGACGGCAAGCCGGTCGGCTTCGACGTCGAGATCGGCAAGCTGATCGCCGCCAAGCTGGGCATCTCCGCCGACAAGATCGAGTGGGTCGAGACGGTTTCGGCCAACCGCGAGCAGTTCATCAAGCAGGGCAAGGTCGACATCATCGTCGCCACTTACACGATCAACGACAAGCGCAAGACTGAAGTCGACTTCGCCGGCCCGTACTACGAGGCAGGCCAGGCCCTGATGGTGAACAAGGACAACAACTCCATCAAGAAGCCCGAAGACGTCAAGGGCAAGAACGTCTGCTCCGTGACCGGATCCACCCCTGCCTCCACGATCGTGGAGAAGTACGGAGCAGTCCTGGTCCCGGCCGCGACCTACTCCGCCTGCCTTGAGCCGCTGCGCAACAAGCAGGTCGAAGCGATCACCACCGACAACGTCATCCTGGCCGGCTTCGTCAACAAGGAGCCGGACGCCTTCAAGCTCGCCTCCGACGAGACCTTCACCAAGGAGCCTTACGGCATCGGCCTGAAGAAGGACGACAAGGTCTTCCGCAACTGGATCAACGACCAGCTGGAAGCCTTCGACAAGGACGGCTCGTACAAGAAGGCCTGGGAAGCAACTGCAGGCGCCGTCATCAAGACGGCCCCGAAGCTCCCCGCCATCAACCGCTACTAA